A DNA window from Calderihabitans maritimus contains the following coding sequences:
- a CDS encoding TAXI family TRAP transporter solute-binding subunit, whose protein sequence is MKFMRNKLLLAVMLILLTIALVGCGGGQSRQEQPTGQKEEAKNETTTKKIWLSIATGGTGGVYYPYGGGVASIINDHIPNVEATAEVTGASVENTKMVASGQAMLATIMNDVGYQAYHGTGRFEGNKKDIRTVFLMYPNIYQVVTLKETGIKTLEDLKGKRVSVGAPGSGTEYKTNLIFDLLGISYDDFIVQRLPFADQANNLRDKTLDVGIWSVAAPTSSITELAATQDIYIIPFSQEDLDKITSAYPFYNAGEVPAGTYKGQDEAVPTPTVWNTMITSKDAPEDLIYKIVKAVFENRETLINIHKAANWTTPENTIANAVVPLHPGALKYYKELGLEIPDRLIPPEAK, encoded by the coding sequence ATGAAATTCATGCGCAACAAACTTTTGTTAGCGGTTATGTTGATATTGCTGACCATTGCCTTAGTCGGCTGCGGTGGCGGTCAGTCAAGGCAAGAACAGCCTACCGGTCAGAAGGAAGAAGCAAAGAATGAAACAACGACGAAAAAAATCTGGCTTTCCATCGCTACCGGTGGCACAGGCGGCGTCTATTATCCATATGGTGGTGGCGTCGCCAGCATTATTAACGACCATATACCCAATGTGGAAGCTACTGCGGAAGTAACCGGTGCATCTGTAGAAAACACTAAGATGGTAGCCAGCGGTCAAGCCATGTTGGCGACAATCATGAATGACGTAGGATACCAGGCATATCACGGTACAGGTAGATTTGAAGGCAATAAAAAAGACATTCGAACCGTATTCCTCATGTACCCCAATATCTATCAGGTAGTTACCCTAAAAGAAACCGGCATTAAAACCTTAGAAGACCTTAAAGGTAAGAGAGTTTCCGTAGGCGCACCGGGAAGTGGTACCGAGTATAAAACCAATCTAATTTTTGATCTTTTGGGAATAAGTTACGATGATTTTATAGTACAGCGTCTACCTTTTGCCGATCAAGCAAATAACTTGCGGGATAAGACTTTGGACGTCGGTATCTGGAGTGTTGCTGCGCCCACATCATCCATTACCGAACTAGCAGCCACACAAGATATCTACATTATACCCTTTAGCCAAGAAGATTTAGATAAAATCACTAGCGCGTACCCGTTCTACAATGCAGGGGAAGTTCCAGCAGGAACCTACAAAGGACAAGATGAAGCAGTCCCAACTCCTACTGTATGGAACACCATGATTACCAGCAAGGATGCCCCAGAAGACCTAATTTACAAGATAGTTAAGGCAGTGTTTGAGAATAGGGAAACCTTAATCAATATCCATAAGGCAGCTAACTGGACTACCCCCGAAAACACTATCGCCAATGCTGTAGTGCCGTTGCACCCGGGAGCACTTAAGTACTATAAAGAGCTTGGCTTAGAAATACCCGACAGGTTAATTCCTCCGGAAGCAAAATAA
- a CDS encoding sigma-54-dependent transcriptional regulator, whose protein sequence is MHDILIIDDEISICSSLSFALEDKYRVSTATNPEEALELIYQQPFSVILLDWRLGSTDGLDVLRQIKHDFPNAVVIIMTAYGTIESAVEAMKSGAYYYITKPLDIQELQLLIDKAIEYYRLTNQVKFLSETLDNKPGYAGIIGKSKALQRVFRLVEKVKDIDSNVLITGESGTGKELVARAIHYLGKRREGPFEVINCAAIPETLLESELFGYEKGAFTGALQNKAGKLLAASGGTLLLDEIGEMPLSLQAKILRVIQEREVTPLGSTKSYRVDVRILAATNKDLLELVREKKFREDLYFRLNVIPIHIPPLRERREDILLLIEHFIKEKCQKMGKKIKQLDPETKRILLNHHYPGNVRQLENIIEYAVAISTGPTITPSDLPNYLESWISLNTGNEIENTPQPKSIPVKVGQSLLDIERETIAATLKYCNGHRKRTAKMLGISERSLREKIKKYNLNNII, encoded by the coding sequence ATGCATGATATCTTAATTATTGACGACGAAATTTCCATCTGTTCTTCTCTCAGTTTTGCTTTAGAAGACAAATACCGGGTGAGCACCGCAACCAACCCTGAAGAAGCCCTAGAATTAATCTATCAGCAACCGTTCTCGGTCATCCTTCTAGATTGGCGCTTAGGGAGCACAGACGGTTTGGATGTTCTACGACAAATAAAACACGACTTCCCCAATGCAGTAGTTATCATTATGACAGCATACGGCACCATTGAATCTGCCGTAGAGGCCATGAAAAGCGGCGCCTACTATTACATCACCAAACCCTTGGATATCCAAGAGTTACAGTTGCTCATCGACAAGGCTATAGAGTACTACCGGCTTACTAACCAAGTCAAATTTCTCAGCGAAACTCTAGATAACAAACCGGGTTACGCCGGTATTATCGGAAAAAGTAAGGCTTTGCAAAGAGTCTTTCGACTGGTTGAGAAAGTAAAGGATATTGATTCTAATGTGCTCATTACGGGAGAAAGCGGTACCGGCAAAGAATTGGTAGCCCGCGCCATTCATTATTTAGGGAAACGCAGGGAAGGACCATTTGAAGTCATAAATTGCGCCGCCATTCCGGAAACACTGTTAGAAAGCGAGCTTTTCGGTTATGAAAAAGGTGCCTTTACCGGAGCCCTGCAAAACAAAGCAGGAAAACTTTTGGCTGCAAGCGGCGGTACTCTGCTGCTAGACGAAATAGGCGAAATGCCTTTGTCTTTACAGGCAAAAATACTAAGGGTGATCCAGGAGCGAGAAGTCACCCCTTTAGGTTCAACCAAATCCTACCGAGTAGATGTACGTATTTTAGCAGCCACTAACAAAGACTTGCTAGAGCTGGTACGGGAAAAAAAGTTTCGTGAAGATCTCTATTTTCGCCTCAATGTTATTCCCATTCACATTCCACCGCTTAGGGAAAGAAGAGAGGATATTTTGTTGTTAATAGAACATTTTATTAAAGAAAAATGCCAGAAGATGGGCAAAAAAATCAAACAGTTAGACCCAGAAACTAAACGAATTCTCCTAAATCACCACTATCCCGGTAACGTTAGGCAGCTAGAAAACATCATTGAGTATGCAGTTGCTATTTCAACGGGACCCACTATTACCCCCTCAGACCTCCCCAATTACCTGGAATCCTGGATTTCTCTTAACACGGGAAATGAAATTGAGAACACGCCACAACCTAAAAGTATCCCTGTTAAAGTAGGTCAGTCCCTGTTAGATATAGAGCGGGAAACAATTGCCGCTACTTTAAAGTACTGTAATGGACACCGTAAAAGAACAGCGAAAATGTTAGGAATTAGTGAACGTTCCCTGAGGGAAAAGATAAAAAAATATAATTTGAATAATATAATTTAA
- a CDS encoding transporter substrate-binding domain-containing protein, with product MIKYHELEAGINLGRKLKNLVLIFLILTSMPPVVLLPADKALGILDTGDQKEILVRVAVDKNLPPFSYIDGSGQLNGYSIDLIKAIEQNSDLVIVTLPMEWDKAIKALKNSDVDAIFGMKYTSERDEIFDFSDSYFIISETIVIPTHQDDIKNLADLKERTTAVQKSHVAANLLKDVRRAQINVAFSQEEALKLLIMGRAEAFLGNPWTAQYYLKKFGLENKFKMVGGTIQPADYAIAVRQGNYQLLNKFNSALKTIKANGQYDRIYYRWFGERLSFVTARLMKIIKLLATFLVIVALLAMLWNRKLQIEVDKRTKELSQANLNLKQQQKLIAENDAFKEQVLNSVKNGIITMDLEGRITTVNPAAVNILKLEDISKISLLPATSINQLKKILEPFRKQLEAFEEVQQAEIDLSLNGEIKHLTCDISPLYDVQGNIMGTLLTLQDRTHEKKLQNKLITQEKMRALGQLIAGIAHELRNPLTSIKTFVELIPLKHHNPVFREEIARYLPKEIARLNNIIEDLLDYSRPQRAKKEVFNVHQWLESVLLLFHKTFRDKNVQVTKEIDETLYIYADPRQLKQVALNLILNALDAMGDCNQKHLTISAQIKDKSVVLLFKDTGKGIPRDQIDKIFEPFFTTKTNGVGLGLTVSYQLVKENQGEITVDSTPGSGTAVKLEFPAAQPSSKLLAQGGIDHA from the coding sequence ATGATTAAATACCATGAACTAGAGGCGGGGATAAATTTGGGTCGCAAATTAAAAAATTTAGTTTTAATTTTTCTCATATTAACAAGCATGCCTCCGGTTGTACTACTACCTGCCGATAAAGCATTAGGTATTTTAGACACAGGAGACCAGAAAGAAATATTAGTACGAGTAGCTGTAGACAAAAACCTTCCTCCTTTTTCCTATATAGATGGATCAGGCCAACTGAACGGTTACAGTATTGACCTAATTAAAGCCATAGAACAAAACAGCGACCTAGTAATTGTCACCCTACCTATGGAATGGGATAAAGCAATCAAAGCTCTGAAAAATAGTGATGTAGACGCTATTTTTGGCATGAAGTATACCTCTGAACGTGATGAAATTTTTGATTTTTCCGATTCTTATTTCATTATTTCAGAAACCATAGTTATTCCCACCCATCAAGATGACATCAAAAACTTAGCTGACCTGAAAGAGCGCACGACGGCAGTCCAAAAATCTCACGTAGCAGCCAACCTCTTGAAAGACGTAAGACGAGCTCAAATAAACGTAGCTTTTAGTCAAGAAGAGGCGCTCAAATTATTAATAATGGGCAGAGCCGAAGCCTTCTTGGGTAACCCTTGGACTGCCCAATACTACCTGAAAAAATTTGGCCTTGAAAATAAATTTAAGATGGTCGGCGGTACTATCCAACCGGCAGACTATGCAATCGCTGTCCGTCAAGGGAATTACCAACTGCTGAATAAATTCAATTCCGCTTTAAAGACGATTAAAGCCAACGGACAATACGATCGAATTTATTACCGCTGGTTTGGTGAACGCCTCTCCTTTGTGACTGCACGTCTTATGAAAATAATCAAGTTACTGGCTACTTTCCTTGTAATTGTAGCCCTGCTTGCCATGTTATGGAACCGGAAGCTGCAGATTGAAGTGGATAAGCGTACCAAAGAACTTTCCCAGGCAAATCTGAACTTAAAACAGCAGCAAAAACTAATTGCCGAAAATGATGCGTTTAAGGAACAAGTGTTAAACAGTGTTAAAAACGGCATTATTACCATGGACTTAGAAGGTCGTATAACCACCGTTAACCCGGCAGCAGTTAATATTCTCAAATTGGAAGACATCTCAAAAATCAGTTTGTTACCTGCTACGTCAATCAATCAACTAAAAAAAATACTTGAACCTTTCCGCAAACAACTTGAAGCATTTGAAGAAGTTCAACAAGCAGAAATTGATTTGTCTCTAAACGGCGAAATAAAACACTTAACCTGTGATATCTCCCCTCTTTATGATGTACAAGGAAATATCATGGGTACTTTACTTACACTCCAGGATCGAACTCATGAAAAAAAGCTACAAAATAAATTAATTACCCAAGAAAAGATGCGTGCACTGGGGCAATTGATAGCTGGAATTGCCCATGAATTAAGAAACCCCCTAACATCTATCAAAACGTTTGTTGAGCTAATACCCCTAAAACATCATAATCCAGTCTTTCGAGAGGAGATAGCCCGTTATCTTCCCAAAGAAATTGCCAGGCTAAACAATATAATAGAGGATCTATTGGATTACTCCCGGCCGCAAAGAGCAAAAAAAGAAGTCTTCAATGTTCACCAGTGGTTGGAGTCGGTACTCTTGCTATTTCATAAGACTTTTAGGGACAAAAACGTCCAGGTCACCAAAGAAATTGATGAAACGCTCTATATCTATGCCGATCCACGTCAGCTTAAACAAGTAGCTTTAAACCTAATATTGAACGCTCTTGACGCTATGGGGGACTGTAATCAAAAACACCTTACTATATCTGCTCAAATAAAAGATAAATCCGTAGTCCTGTTATTCAAAGATACTGGAAAAGGAATACCGAGGGATCAAATTGATAAAATATTCGAACCCTTTTTTACGACAAAAACTAACGGAGTGGGATTAGGACTGACCGTTAGTTACCAATTAGTTAAAGAAAACCAGGGAGAAATCACCGTGGATAGTACACCAGGTTCAGGAACTGCCGTGAAGTTGGAGTTCCCTGCTGCACAACCTAGCTCCAAATTATTGGCTCAAGGGGGGATCGACCATGCATGA
- a CDS encoding DUF1850 domain-containing protein has product MNTIRVDRGRIRPGPLLVLSLLVLSTIYFLISPVLVLQVKSVERDLVVTRIPVHSGTEFSIRYIHSVDRQPIWEKFHVAADGTIVLTDTKFKMLGAGMGPYEQTVTFEDGWNIVSDMNRAIGTFFLRVGHIAKHTLFINDQEIPLWKHLNSNERVKVEILKVPRITLLGKGGTA; this is encoded by the coding sequence ATGAATACCATTCGAGTCGACAGGGGCCGAATAAGACCCGGCCCCTTGCTGGTTCTTTCCCTGTTAGTTTTAAGTACCATATATTTTCTTATTAGCCCGGTCTTAGTGCTCCAAGTAAAAAGTGTTGAAAGAGACTTAGTTGTAACTCGTATCCCGGTACATTCGGGCACCGAATTTAGCATTCGCTATATTCACTCAGTGGACAGACAACCTATTTGGGAAAAATTTCATGTCGCAGCTGATGGAACAATCGTCCTAACCGATACTAAATTTAAAATGCTTGGCGCCGGTATGGGACCTTACGAACAAACCGTGACCTTTGAAGACGGTTGGAACATAGTGAGTGACATGAACCGGGCAATCGGAACATTCTTTCTGCGGGTAGGTCATATTGCCAAGCACACTCTGTTTATAAATGACCAGGAGATTCCCCTGTGGAAACACCTAAACAGTAATGAACGCGTCAAAGTAGAAATATTGAAAGTACCGAGAATAACCTTGTTGGGGAAAGGGGGAACAGCATGA
- a CDS encoding TAXI family TRAP transporter solute-binding subunit has product MKKGRKNLLIFFLLAVLSLTLLGCSFTPYQQTGVQNNNPMVADSHRHSKPLEGIFVTILTGGSSGVYFPLGGALAGIYKEKLGASATFQSTSASAENCFKLARGEGELAFAMADTVADAYYGEGRFQGNALKNLRAVSAMYSNYFHVVTTAENNISSLKSLRGKRVAVGAHGSGTEINAKRVLNAAGITYAEIEEQFLSFAEAIQGLQEGTIDVAILSSGIPNAAISKLSQTEEIILIPIQSELVSRLQQQYPAYNIGAIPGGTYEGIANDVITITVKNLLITHEGLSDEMVYQLTKAFFENLDTLRETHSAANSITLEKALEGLPIPLHPGAKRYYQEQGILRSGVSR; this is encoded by the coding sequence GTGAAAAAGGGTAGAAAAAATTTATTAATTTTTTTTCTCCTGGCAGTATTGAGTTTAACCTTATTGGGATGCAGTTTTACTCCCTATCAGCAAACGGGAGTTCAAAATAACAATCCAATGGTAGCAGACAGCCATAGACACTCGAAGCCTTTAGAAGGTATATTTGTAACTATTCTTACAGGTGGTAGTTCAGGCGTATACTTTCCGCTGGGAGGTGCTTTAGCAGGTATTTATAAAGAGAAGTTAGGTGCTTCTGCTACTTTTCAGTCCACTAGTGCTTCTGCAGAAAACTGTTTTAAATTGGCAAGGGGAGAAGGAGAATTGGCCTTTGCTATGGCCGATACGGTGGCTGATGCCTATTACGGTGAGGGGAGATTTCAAGGCAATGCACTGAAAAATTTACGGGCTGTATCTGCCATGTATTCCAATTACTTTCATGTAGTTACTACCGCTGAAAATAACATATCTAGTTTAAAAAGTTTAAGGGGTAAGCGGGTGGCCGTTGGTGCCCATGGCAGCGGCACAGAAATTAATGCAAAACGTGTGTTGAATGCGGCTGGTATTACTTATGCAGAAATAGAAGAACAATTCCTTTCATTTGCTGAAGCAATTCAGGGTCTTCAAGAGGGCACCATCGATGTGGCTATTCTTTCCTCCGGGATTCCTAATGCTGCCATAAGCAAGCTTTCCCAGACAGAGGAAATTATTCTAATTCCTATTCAATCGGAACTTGTGTCCCGGTTGCAGCAACAATACCCTGCTTATAACATCGGAGCAATTCCTGGAGGAACATATGAAGGCATTGCAAATGATGTTATTACCATAACTGTAAAAAATTTACTTATTACCCATGAGGGGTTAAGTGACGAAATGGTATATCAGTTAACAAAGGCTTTTTTTGAAAACCTTGACACTTTAAGGGAAACCCATAGTGCGGCTAACAGTATTACTTTGGAAAAAGCACTGGAAGGCCTGCCTATCCCTCTTCACCCAGGAGCAAAAAGATACTACCAGGAGCAGGGAATATTAAGATCCGGGGTAAGTCGATGA
- a CDS encoding glycoside hydrolase family 57 protein, which translates to MTLGYLALILHAHLPFVRHPESEHYLEEKWLYEAITECYIPLIKVFERLIEDEIDFRLTMSLTPPLLSMLNDRLLQQRYLKHLNLLRELAEKEVKRTRHQKEFHEVARMYRRLFEEAYTIYHEKYNDNLIQAFKKFQDLGKLELITCAATHGYLPLVGLEKEIIQAQLKVAVDLHTRLLGRPPTGIWLPECGYRPGLEPILREFGLNYFIVDTHGILYATPRPRYAIFAPLNTQGVAAFGRDVETSLQVWSATEGYPGDFDYREFYRDIGYDLDFDYIKPYIHPDGIRVHTGIKYYRITGRTDYKEPYVPSRATEKAAIHAGNFMFNREKQIEYLAHKMDRPPVIVSPYDAELFGHWWFEGPQWLDFLLRKIACDQNVFRLITPGDYLKLFPHNQPATPCASSWGENGYNDVWLNGSNDWIYRHLHEISYQMIRLARQYTNPTSIEQRALNQAAREVLLAQSSDWAFIMKTGTMVDYAVRRTKLHVGRFLKLHKQILEHKVDENWLKDIEEKDNIFPDIDYRVFAYP; encoded by the coding sequence ATGACCCTAGGTTATTTAGCCCTAATTCTTCACGCCCATCTTCCTTTCGTCCGGCATCCGGAAAGTGAGCATTATTTGGAAGAAAAATGGCTTTATGAAGCCATCACCGAGTGCTATATACCGCTAATTAAGGTATTCGAAAGGCTAATCGAAGATGAAATTGACTTCCGGCTAACTATGTCTCTAACCCCGCCCCTGCTGTCCATGTTAAACGACCGGCTTTTGCAACAGCGGTACCTGAAGCACTTAAACCTTTTACGAGAACTGGCTGAGAAAGAAGTTAAAAGAACGCGCCACCAAAAGGAATTTCACGAGGTAGCACGTATGTACCGCCGCCTTTTCGAAGAGGCCTATACAATTTATCATGAAAAGTATAATGACAATTTAATTCAAGCCTTCAAAAAGTTTCAAGATTTAGGCAAGCTGGAATTGATAACCTGCGCCGCCACTCACGGATACCTGCCTTTGGTGGGACTGGAAAAAGAAATTATCCAGGCGCAATTAAAAGTTGCCGTTGACCTGCATACCCGGCTTTTAGGCCGTCCCCCGACAGGCATCTGGTTGCCGGAATGCGGATACCGTCCGGGATTGGAACCTATTCTGCGTGAATTCGGCTTAAATTACTTCATAGTTGATACCCATGGTATTCTTTACGCCACCCCCCGCCCCCGCTATGCCATTTTTGCTCCTTTAAACACTCAGGGGGTGGCCGCTTTCGGAAGGGATGTAGAAACCTCTCTCCAGGTCTGGAGTGCCACCGAAGGGTATCCCGGAGATTTTGACTACCGAGAGTTTTACCGCGATATTGGCTATGACCTGGACTTTGATTACATTAAACCGTATATTCATCCCGATGGTATTCGCGTCCATACTGGTATCAAGTACTACCGTATAACCGGTCGGACCGATTACAAGGAGCCTTACGTTCCTTCCAGGGCCACCGAAAAAGCAGCCATACACGCAGGCAACTTTATGTTCAACCGGGAAAAACAAATTGAATACCTGGCCCACAAGATGGACCGGCCACCGGTGATAGTCTCTCCTTACGATGCCGAACTGTTCGGACACTGGTGGTTCGAAGGTCCCCAGTGGCTCGATTTCCTGCTTCGTAAGATAGCTTGCGACCAAAACGTATTCCGGCTGATAACCCCCGGCGACTACCTGAAGCTTTTTCCCCATAACCAGCCGGCTACTCCCTGTGCCTCCAGCTGGGGCGAAAACGGGTATAACGATGTCTGGCTCAACGGAAGCAACGACTGGATCTACCGGCATCTCCATGAAATCTCCTACCAGATGATCCGGCTGGCCAGGCAGTACACTAATCCCACCTCGATAGAACAGAGAGCCTTGAACCAGGCAGCCAGGGAAGTATTACTGGCGCAGAGCAGTGATTGGGCCTTTATCATGAAAACCGGGACCATGGTAGATTACGCCGTGCGACGTACCAAACTTCACGTAGGCCGGTTCTTGAAGCTCCACAAACAAATCCTGGAGCATAAAGTGGACGAAAATTGGCTTAAGGATATTGAGGAGAAAGATAATATATTCCCCGACATCGATTATCGCGTTTTTGCGTACCCATAA
- a CDS encoding DUF1850 domain-containing protein → MKKIIVFLLAILGVTVVFLPIIPVLTVYDQHSNNVLLAFRLENNTFSVRWIHSVELEPWQETFQLRKGRLVLQETRFKAYGAGMPTNGKEEIFVENGWIIIRGINRTYDSLPISISKVSGYQLISGEKVVNLNDWTIDGQKIVIKGNRVGLWSLIYP, encoded by the coding sequence ATGAAGAAAATCATTGTTTTTCTTTTGGCGATTTTGGGTGTGACTGTTGTTTTTCTTCCCATAATTCCGGTCCTAACTGTTTATGACCAGCATTCAAACAACGTGCTGTTGGCGTTTCGTCTTGAAAACAATACTTTTTCTGTTCGGTGGATACATTCAGTGGAATTAGAACCATGGCAGGAGACCTTTCAGTTAAGAAAGGGCAGGCTTGTTCTTCAAGAAACACGATTTAAAGCTTATGGAGCAGGTATGCCTACCAACGGGAAAGAGGAAATCTTTGTGGAAAATGGTTGGATCATAATCCGTGGAATAAATCGTACTTATGACAGCCTGCCTATTAGCATTTCTAAGGTAAGTGGATATCAATTAATTAGTGGTGAAAAGGTCGTCAATCTAAATGATTGGACAATAGACGGGCAGAAGATCGTTATTAAGGGTAACCGGGTAGGGCTATGGAGTTTAATCTACCCATAA